A window of Pseudomonas alcaliphila JAB1 genomic DNA:
CGGCTGGCAGTAAAGGAGATCGTGCCCACGCTCCGGCGTGGGTACGTCGCCAGTGGCGCTCCGCGTCACGCCTGTTGGCCTCTGACGCTGGAGCGTCGAGCGCTGCATTCCCACGCGGAGCGCCACTAGTGTCCGGTAAAAAACGCGGGGAGGCTCCAGCCCCCCCGCTGCCGTAGGCCATTGGTTGATAATCGTATTTCAAGACTCGATTTGAGTGGTCTGAAATGTTTTCGCCAATTCGCCTTTCCCACCTCCTGAAATTCATTCCAAGAGCGGCCTTTAACGCCGCGGTCAAGCAGGCTCAGGCTGACCGATATGCCAAGAAGGTCAGCTCATGGGATCTGTTGGTTACGCTGCTTCTCGGGCAGTTGACTCAGGCTAGAAGCCTGCGCTCGCTCGCGGTGACGTCGCAGTCATTGCAACCCCATAGCTACCATCTCAATGCCAACAGCCTGAGTCGTTCGACGCTCAGCGATGCCTTGCAAAAGCGCTCGTGCGAACCGTTGAAAGCGGTATGCCAGTTGCTGCTGGCCCAGGTTGGACGTAAGCAGAGACGCTCGATGGCGCCGATGATCAGCTTGATCGACTCGACCTGCATTACCTTACGCGGCCCTAGGTTCGATGACTGGACTCTTGCCACCAAGACGCGGATCACTCAAGGGCTAAAGATCCATGTCGGGCTGGATGCTCAGCAGCTCGCACCGACTTACGTGAATGTCACACCCGCCAACATCAACGACCTGAGCGATGCGCTGCAAATGCCTATCGAGTCGGGAGTTACCTACGTGTTCGACAAGGGCTACTGCGACTACAACTGGTGGCACCACATCGATCAGGCGGGTTCGATCTTTGTCACCCGGCTGAAGAAAAATGCCAATGTGGCGTGTATCGGAACGCTGTCAGCACCTGAACTCGATATTGAGTCTGACGAAGTGATTCGCTTCAACAAGAAAATTCTCAATACCAAACGTCCCAATCACTACTTCGGGCAGGACGTGCGTCGTATCCGGATCAGCCGTGACAGCGACAAATCCGACCTGATCCTGGTCACCAATGACTTCAAACGCAGCGCTCAGGAAATCGCTGCACTCTACAAGCAGCGCTGGCAAATCGAACTGTTCTTCAAATGGATCAAGCAGCATCTGAAGCTAAAACACTACTTCGGCTGTTCGGAAAATGCCGTGCGCCTGCAGATCTACAGTGCTCTGCTTGCGTTTCTCTTGCTGCATGCTTACCGGCGGCAATCAGGTGCTGCCGGTAGCATTTACGAGTTCGCCACTCACCTTGCATACAGCCTATTCGAGCGGCCTGCAGCAATGCTCAAAGCCGATGAGCGAAGGCGTAACCAAGCGCAATGCAGGATTGCTATGGGAAGCCTTCAGCTATGAGCAATTTTCCCCGGACACTAGTGACGCGGAGCGCGGGAACGATCATCGACGAGCACAGCGCTGCCGTTATACTGCGACGCCCCGCCTAGCCGGGGCGTCGTCATTTGCGTAGTCGAGGAATCCGCGTGCCGCATCCCGTCCAGCGTCGCTGGTACCCCATCGTCCTTGCCGTCGCCGTTCTGGTGCTGATGCCGTTGTCGGTATTGCTGCTGAGCTGGCATGAGGTGGATCAGCAGATCTGGGCGCACCTGTGGCAGACACAGATGGCGCGGCTGATTGGCAACACGCTGACGCTGGTGATTGGCGTCGGTGTGGGCGTGACACTGCTGGGCGTCAGTCTGGCCTGGCTCACCAGCCTTTGCGAGTTCCCGGGTCGGCGCTGGCTGGACTGGGCGCTGATGCTGCCCTTCGCCATTCCCGCCTATGTCCTGGCCTTCGTCTTCGTCGGCCTGCTGGATTTCGCCGGCCCGGTGCAGACGCTGCTGCGCGAATGGTTCGGCAGCGGCTTGCGCTTGCCGCGGGTGCGCTCCACCGGTGGTGTGATCATCGTGCTGGTGCTGGTTTTCTACCCCTACGTCTACTTGCTCGCCCGTGGCGCGTTCCTGGCCCAGGGCAAGGGCCTGATGGAGGCCGCGCGGGTGCTCGGGCAGAGCCCCTGGCAGGCGTTCTGGCGGGTGGCGCTGCCGATGGCGCGGCCGGCCATTGGCGCCGGTCTAGCCCTGGCGATCATGGAAACCCTGGCCGATTTCGGTGCGGTGTCGGTGTTCAACTTCGACACCTTCACCACGGCGATCTACAAGACCTGGTACAGCTTCTACAGCCTGACCAGTGCCACCCAGCTGGCCAGCCTGCTGCTGCTGGCGGTGGCGCTGGTGCTCTATGGCGAGCGCCGTGCGCGTGGTGCCGCACGGCCTGCCAACGAGCGGCCACGCGGCAAGGCGCTGTACCACCTGCATGGCTGGAAGGCCTTTGCCGCCAGCGCCTGGTGCGGCCTAGTGTTCGCCTGTGCCTTCGTCATCCCGCTGCTGCAACTGCTGGCCTGGTTCTGGCAACGCGGTCGCTTCGACCTTGATGAGCGCTACGCCGGGCTGATTCTGCATACCCTTTATCTGGGCGGCATGGCGGCGCTGATCACCGTCAGTGTGGCCATGCTGCTGGCTTTCGCCCGGCGTCAGGCGCCGAATCGCGGCGTGCGTTTCGGTGTGGCGTTGGGCAACCTCGGTTATGCCCTGCCGGGGTCGGTGCTGGCGGTGGCGATCATGTTGGCGTTCAGCTTTCTGGATCGTGAACTGGTGATTCCGCTGTCCACGGCACTGGGCGGTGCCGGCAAGCCGTTATTGCTGGGTAGCCTGGCGGCGCTGCTGGTGGCCTACCTGATTCGCTTCATGGCGGTGGCCTTCGGGCCGCTGGAAACCAGCCTGGCGCGTATTCGTCCTTCCCTGCCGGAGGCTTCGCGCAGCCTCGGCGTCGGCAGCTTCGGGCTGTTCTTCAGGGTCTATCTGCCGCTGCTGCTGCCAGGCACCCTGTCGGCCGCGCTGCTGGTATTCGTCGACGTGCTCAAGGAAATGCCGGCGACCCTGCTGATGCGCCCGTTCGGCTGGGACACGCTGTCGGTACGGGTATTTGAAATGACCAGCGAAGGCGAATGGGCACGCGCCTCGCTGCCGGCGCTGACCCTGGTGCTGGTCGGCCTGTTGCCGGTGATCCTGCTGATCCGCCGTTCGGCCCGCGGTTTCGGTTGATCAAGACAACGATGTAGGGCGGGTGCAACCCGCCAGTGTCTGGGCATGGCGGGTTGCACCCGCCCTACGACCTGAAGCCAGGATGACCCCCCGGACGCATGCGGCTACAATGCGCGCCATTCGCGAGCCGGGGTAACCCGGCGGACGTGCCGAGAAGCGTAAGCGAGGCCGCCAGTGCAAGGCGCAGGCAGGTGAAAAAGCGGAGTGTGCTTTTGCACATGAGCATTTTGAGCCTGGCTGCAACGCAGCAATGGCAACGCAGCTAGCTTCTCGGGGGTCTGAATCGCTTCGCCAAGCCCGGAAGGAGATAACCCATGGGACAGCGCACCCCCCTCTATGACCTGCACCTGGCACTGGGGGCCAAGATGGTGGATTTCGGCGGCTGGGACATGCCGCTGCACTACGGTTCGCAAGTGGAGGAGCATCATCAGGTGCGCCGCGAGTGCGGCGTGTTCGATGTCTCGCACATGTGCGTGGTGGATGTGAGCGGCAGTCAGGCGAAGGCCTTCCTGCAGCGCCTGCTGGCCAACGACGTGGCCCGCCTGGAGAACCCCGGCAAGGCGCTGTACAGCGCCATGCTCAATGAGCAGGGCGGGGTGATCGATGACCTGATCGTCTACCTCACCGAAGGCGGCTACCGTCTGGTGGTCAACGCTGGCACCCGTGACAAGGACCTGGCATGGATGCATGCGCAAGCGGGTGACTTCGACGTGCAACTGCGCGAGCGTCGCGATCTGGCCATGCTCGCCATTCAGGGGCCGAAGGCGCGCGCACGCGTTTCCGAGCTGCTGAGCCAGGCCCGTGCCGCACTGATCCACGAGCTCAAGCCATTCCAGGGTCTGCCCGAAGGCGACTGGTTCATCGCCCGAACCGGTTATACCGGTGAGGATGGTCTGGAAATCGTGCTGCCGGCGGCAGAGGTGGTGTCTTTCTTCAACGATCTGGTCGGTGCCGGTATTTCGCCGATTGGCCTGGGCGCGCGTGACACCCTGCGCCTGGAGGCGGGCATGAACCTGTATGGCCAGGACATGGACGAGCAGGTCAGCCCGCTGGCTGCCAACATGGCCTGGACCATCGCATGGGAACCAGCCGAGCGCGACTTCATTGGTCGTCCAGTGCTGGAAGCGCAGCGCGCCGCCGGCTGCCCGAGCAAGCTGGTGGGGCTGGTGCTGGAGGAGCGCGGCGTGCTGCGTGCACACCAGGTGGTACGCGTTGATGGCATTGGTGAGGGCGAGATCACCAGTGGCAGCTTCTCGCCTACGCTGAATAAATCCATCGCGCTGGCGCGGGTACCGGCCGCGACCGGGGATCGTGCCGAGGTGGAGATCCGCGGCAAGTGGTACCCGGTGCGGGTGGTCAGGCCGAGCTTCGTGCGCAACGGTAAAACCCTTATCTGAATCATCAGGTCGCGGTGCTGGCTTCCCCTGACGCTGCGGCCTGCTAAATTGTCCAGACGGCCCACTTGCCGTCACCGTTTACGAGGAATCAAACATGAGCAATATCCCCGCCGATCTGCGTTATGCCGCCAGCCACGAGTGGGCGCGCCTGGAGGCTGACGGTAGCGTGACCGTGGGCATCTCCGACCACGCCCAGGAAGCCCTCGGCGACGTGGTATTCATCGAGCTGCCGGAAGTCGGCAAGCAACTGAACGCCGGCCAGGAAGCCGGTGTGGTGGAGTCGGTCAAGGCTGCCTCCGACATCTATGCGCCGGTTGGCGGCGAAGTGATCGCCATCAACGAAGCGCTGGCTGACAGCCCGGAAAGCGTCAACAGCGACCCCTATGGCAGCTGGTTCTTCAAGCTCAAGCCGAGCGACACCAGCGAGCTGGACAAGCTGCTGGACGCTGCCGCCTATCAGGCTGCCGCTGACGCCGACGCCTGATTCATCAGGCCTCGATCCAGAAACCCGCTGCGGCGGGTTTCTGCGTTTCTGGGCTCCGCTAATGAATTCGCTTGTAGGGCGTCAGTGGTAGCCCGGATGTAATCCGGGGAGTGACGATACCCGTGTGGGAGGCGCTTCAGCGGCGAGCTCTTGTCGCGGCTAAAGCCCCTCCCACGATTTGTGCTGTGCATGCGTCGGTTGATGCAGATTGGCGCGTTCCTGTAAGGCCTGTTCAGTCCCCTTCTTAACCGCTGGTCAGCTGTGCTAACACTTTCCTGAAATACAATATATAAAAATACATATTGTTTTGAGTGAAGGTGTCCCATGGATGAACCCATCGATATCCAGCAACTGCGCGCCAATGCCGATGCTGCCGGGCAACTGCTCAAGGCATTGGCCAATCCGGATCGCCTGCTGCTGCTTTGCCAACTGTCGCAGGGTGAGCGCAACGTCAGTGAGCTGGAGGCGCTGCTTGGTATCCAGCAGCCCACGCTGTCCCAGCAACTGGCCGTGCTGCGTCGTGAAGGGCTGGTGGCAACCCGTCGCGACGGCAAGCAGATCTTCTATCGCATCAGCAGTCCTGCGGCGCTGGCCGTGATCGAAACCCTGTATCGGCTGTTCTGCGAGGGCCAGCAATGAGCATCGACTGGGCCAGCTTCACCCCCTGGACGGCCTTGGCCGGTGGCGCGCTGATCGGTCTGGCCGCCGCCATCTTTGCCCTGGCCAATGGCCGGGTGGCCGGTATCAGCGGTCTGCTCGGCAGCTTTCTGCAGCCAGGCGCAGAAGGGCGCGGCGAGAAGGTATTGTTCCTCCTCGGCCTGCTGTTGGCGCCGCTGCTGTGGGGGCTGTTCAGCGCCTTGCCAGCGATCAGCTTCGATGGCGGCGCGCTGTCGCTGATTGGCGCCGGTTTGCTGGTGGGCATCGGCACGCGCTACAGCTCCGGCTGCACCAGCGGCCATGGCGTATGCGGCATCTCGCGCCTGTCGCCGCGCTCCATGGTGGCGACCCTGTGCTTCATGGCCACGGGTTTCATCACGGTCTTTGTCCTGCGTCATCTGCTGGGGGGCTGAACATGGCCAGACTGAGTGCATTCGTGGCCGGTCTGCTGTTCGGCCTTGGCCTGCTGCTGGCCGGTATGGCCGACCCGGTCAAGGTGCTGGCCTTTCTCGATCTGGCCGGTGCCTGGGACCCGTCTCTCGCCCTGGTGATGGTGGGTGCCATCGGCGTGGCGGCGTTGCCGTTGCACCTGGCGCAACGGCGCGCCAGGGCACTGCTCGGTGGCGCCATGCAGTTACCGACGCGTCGTGACCTTGATGCTCGCCTGATTGGTGGCAGCCTGCTGTTCGGCGTCGGTTGGGGTATCGCTGGCATCTGTCCGGGGCCGGCCGTTGTCATCCTGCTGACCGGGCACTGGCAGGCCCTGCTGTTCGTCGCGGCGATGCTCGCTGGGATGCTGATCTTTACCGCGCTGGAAGGCCGGCGCGGGCGTTGACCTGGAGAACCTCGATCAAAGCCAATGTTGGAACGCTCGAGCGCAGTCTGCGCATTGCCGCAGGTCTGATTCTTATCGCGCTGAGCCTGGCCGGTCAGCGGTCTGTGGGGCTGGATCGGTGTGGTACCACTGGCGACCGGTGTTTTCCGTTTTTGCCCGGCGTATCCACTGCTGGGTATCAACACCTGCAAAATGAAATGAAACATATCCACTGAGGTGGCATGCATGTGCGGCTTGATGTAGATCAAGTCGCCCCGGGTTTGCGCTGGGCATGGTCAGGACATAACCAGAACAGCCAATACCTGAGGAGATACACACATGCGCACTCTGAGCCTGATGGCCGGGTTGTGCCTGGGCGCCAGCGCCTGGGCCAATGTACCGGCCAACGAACCCGTCGAGCCTATCGCAGCGGCCGAGATCATCGATCCGGCCAAGGTGGAACTGGGCAAGCAGCTGTTCTTCGACCCGCGCCTGTCGCGCTCGGGGTTCATTTCCTGCAACTCCTGCCACAACCTGTCGATGGGTGGCAGTGACAACCTGCCCAGCTCCATCGGTCACAACTGGCAGCAAGGGCCGATCAATTCGCCCACGGTGCTCAATTCCAGCCTCAACCTCGCGCAGTTCTGGGATGGCCGCGCCGCCGATCTCAAGGAACAGGCTGCCGGCCCCATCGCCAACCCTATGGAGATGGCCTTCACCCACATTCTCGCCATCGACGTGCTGCGCTCGATCCCGCAGTACCGCGAGTCGTTCAAGGCCGTGTACAAGACCGACGAGATCACCCTGGATGAAGTGACCGACGCCATCGCCGAGTTCGAGAAAACCCTGGTCACGCCCAATTCGCGCTTCGACCTATGGCTTAAGGGCGACCAGCAGGCCATCACCCAGGCCGAACGGGAGGGCTACGAGCTGTTCAAGTCCATCGGCTGCGTCGCCTGTCACAACGGTCCGGCGTTGGGTGGCAACTCGTTCCAGAAGATGGGGCTGGTCGAACCCTACGAAACCAGCAATCCGGCCGAGGGAGTGGCTGGCCTGACCGGCAAGGACGCCGACCGCTTCAAGTTCAAGGTGCCGACCCTGCGCAACGTCGAACTGACCTATCCCTACTTCCACGACGGCGCCTACTGGAAGCTGGAGGAGTCGGTGGACATCATGGCGCGCTTGCAGCTCGGCCGGCAGTTGAGCGAAGGCGAGATCGGTAAGATCACCGCCTTTCTCAAGACCCTGACCGGCGAGCAGCCGAGCTTCGCCCTGCCGATCCTGCCGCCGTCGAACAACGATACGCCGCGGCCGCAGCCGTTCGAGTGAGTTGGCGCTAACGAAAACGCCCGGCATGTGCCGGGCGTTCATAGATGTAGGGCGGTTGAAACCCGCCAGCAGCGGTGCGGGTTACACCCGCCCTACATGGTTCAGCGCCCTTGCGGCGCCGGCTGCTGCTGGGTGATGCAGTGGATATTGCCACCACCGAGCAGAATCTCGCGGCCCGGCACCATCACCACGCGATGCTCGGGGAAGATGCGCTGCAGAATCGCGCGGGCCTCTTCGTCCTTCGGGTCATCGAAGCTCGGCGCGACGATGCCGCCGTTGACGATAAGGAAGTTGACGTAGGAGCCGGCCAGGCGAACCTCCGGGCTGCGCTCCTGGCTGCCATCGACGATATCGACGCCCGTGCACTCTTCGGCCGTGGCGTGGATCGGGCCGGGAATCGGCATCTTGTGCACGGTCAGTTGGCGGCCCTTGGCGTCGCGAGCGCTTTCCAGCACGCGCATGGCGGCCTGGCAGCGCGGGTAGTTGGGATCATTCGCATCGTCGGTCCAGGCCAGCAGCACCTCGCCTGGGCGCACGTAGCAGCAGAAGTTGTCGACGTGGCCGTCGGTTTCGTCGTTGTACAGGCCGTCCGGCAGCCAGATCACCGTGTCGATGGCCAGGTGCTCGTGCAGCACGGCCTCGATCTCTTCGCGCGACAGGTGCGGGTTGCGGTTCTTGTTCAGCAGGCACTCTTCGGTGGTGATCAAGGTGCCTTCGCCATCGACATGGATCGAGCCACCCTCGAGCACGAAACCTTCGGTGCGATAACGCTTGCAGCCTTCGATCTCGAGAATCTTGCGCGCCACCTGGTCGTCACGCAGCCAGGGCCAGTACAGGCCGCCGTCGAAGCCGCCCCAGGCGTTGAACGCCCAGTCCACGCCGCGCACTTCGCCGCTGGCGTTGGTGACGAAGGTCGGGCCGGTGTCGCGCACCCAGGCGTCGTCGGTGGTGATTTCCACCAGACGGATGTTGGCGTCATCCAGGCGCGCGCGTGCGTTTTCGTACTGCGCCGCGGATACGCATGCGGTCACCGGTTCGAACTGGGCGATGGCCTTGGCCACGGCGGTGAAGGCCGCCTGCGCCGGCTTGCCGCCGTTGCGCCAGTTGTCCGGGCGCTCGGGCCAGACCATCCAGGTCTGGCTGTGCGGTGCCCACTCGGCGGGCATGTGGAAACCATCGGCGCGTGGCGTGGTGTTCAGCGTGGTCATGTTTCACCTGTAGCCCGGATGCAATCCGGGGAGTCGTGAGAAAAAGCCCCGGATTGCATCCGGGCTACGTTCATTCGGATGGGGTTTCACCATCGAGCGTGGAAAGCGGCCAGTATAGGTTCGGCCGGCGGTCGCGGAACACACCCCAGGCGGTGCGCACCTTCTCCAGCTCGGTCAGATCGAAGCTGTGCACCAGCACGCCTTCCTCGGTCTGGTTCAGCTCCTCGACCTTCTCGCCGAACTGGTTGGCGATGAACGAGCTGCCGTAGAAGGTGATGTCGTAGCCGTCCTGTTCTTCGCGGCCGATGCGGTTGCTGGCCACCAGCGGCATCAGGTTGGCGCCGGCATGGCCCTGCTGCACACGCTGCCAGTGATCGCGCGAGCTGATGTTGGCATCGTGCGGTTCGCTGCCGATGGCGGTCGGGTAGAAGAGGATTTCCGCGCCCATCAGCGCCATGCTGCGCGCGCATTCCGGGAACCACTGATCCCAGCAGATGCCGACACCGATGCGGGCATAAGCGGTGTCCCAGACCTTGAAGCCGGTATCGCCCGGATTGAAGTAGTACTTCTCGTGGTAGCCGGGGCCGTCCGGGATATGGCTTTTCCGATAAATACCGAGATTGCTGCCGTCGGCATCAATGATGGCGATGCTGTTGAAGCGCGCGCGGCCGGCGCGCTCGAAGAAGCTGATCGGCAGCACCACCTGCAGCTCGGCAGCGACCTTCTGGAAGTGCTGGATGGCCGGATTTTCCGCCACCGTGGTGGCCAGCTGGGT
This region includes:
- a CDS encoding IS4 family transposase → MFSPIRLSHLLKFIPRAAFNAAVKQAQADRYAKKVSSWDLLVTLLLGQLTQARSLRSLAVTSQSLQPHSYHLNANSLSRSTLSDALQKRSCEPLKAVCQLLLAQVGRKQRRSMAPMISLIDSTCITLRGPRFDDWTLATKTRITQGLKIHVGLDAQQLAPTYVNVTPANINDLSDALQMPIESGVTYVFDKGYCDYNWWHHIDQAGSIFVTRLKKNANVACIGTLSAPELDIESDEVIRFNKKILNTKRPNHYFGQDVRRIRISRDSDKSDLILVTNDFKRSAQEIAALYKQRWQIELFFKWIKQHLKLKHYFGCSENAVRLQIYSALLAFLLLHAYRRQSGAAGSIYEFATHLAYSLFERPAAMLKADERRRNQAQCRIAMGSLQL
- a CDS encoding iron ABC transporter permease, which encodes MPHPVQRRWYPIVLAVAVLVLMPLSVLLLSWHEVDQQIWAHLWQTQMARLIGNTLTLVIGVGVGVTLLGVSLAWLTSLCEFPGRRWLDWALMLPFAIPAYVLAFVFVGLLDFAGPVQTLLREWFGSGLRLPRVRSTGGVIIVLVLVFYPYVYLLARGAFLAQGKGLMEAARVLGQSPWQAFWRVALPMARPAIGAGLALAIMETLADFGAVSVFNFDTFTTAIYKTWYSFYSLTSATQLASLLLLAVALVLYGERRARGAARPANERPRGKALYHLHGWKAFAASAWCGLVFACAFVIPLLQLLAWFWQRGRFDLDERYAGLILHTLYLGGMAALITVSVAMLLAFARRQAPNRGVRFGVALGNLGYALPGSVLAVAIMLAFSFLDRELVIPLSTALGGAGKPLLLGSLAALLVAYLIRFMAVAFGPLETSLARIRPSLPEASRSLGVGSFGLFFRVYLPLLLPGTLSAALLVFVDVLKEMPATLLMRPFGWDTLSVRVFEMTSEGEWARASLPALTLVLVGLLPVILLIRRSARGFG
- the gcvT gene encoding glycine cleavage system aminomethyltransferase GcvT; the protein is MGQRTPLYDLHLALGAKMVDFGGWDMPLHYGSQVEEHHQVRRECGVFDVSHMCVVDVSGSQAKAFLQRLLANDVARLENPGKALYSAMLNEQGGVIDDLIVYLTEGGYRLVVNAGTRDKDLAWMHAQAGDFDVQLRERRDLAMLAIQGPKARARVSELLSQARAALIHELKPFQGLPEGDWFIARTGYTGEDGLEIVLPAAEVVSFFNDLVGAGISPIGLGARDTLRLEAGMNLYGQDMDEQVSPLAANMAWTIAWEPAERDFIGRPVLEAQRAAGCPSKLVGLVLEERGVLRAHQVVRVDGIGEGEITSGSFSPTLNKSIALARVPAATGDRAEVEIRGKWYPVRVVRPSFVRNGKTLI
- the gcvH gene encoding glycine cleavage system protein GcvH; the encoded protein is MSNIPADLRYAASHEWARLEADGSVTVGISDHAQEALGDVVFIELPEVGKQLNAGQEAGVVESVKAASDIYAPVGGEVIAINEALADSPESVNSDPYGSWFFKLKPSDTSELDKLLDAAAYQAAADADA
- a CDS encoding metalloregulator ArsR/SmtB family transcription factor → MDEPIDIQQLRANADAAGQLLKALANPDRLLLLCQLSQGERNVSELEALLGIQQPTLSQQLAVLRREGLVATRRDGKQIFYRISSPAALAVIETLYRLFCEGQQ
- a CDS encoding YeeE/YedE: MSIDWASFTPWTALAGGALIGLAAAIFALANGRVAGISGLLGSFLQPGAEGRGEKVLFLLGLLLAPLLWGLFSALPAISFDGGALSLIGAGLLVGIGTRYSSGCTSGHGVCGISRLSPRSMVATLCFMATGFITVFVLRHLLGG
- a CDS encoding DUF6691 family protein, with translation MARLSAFVAGLLFGLGLLLAGMADPVKVLAFLDLAGAWDPSLALVMVGAIGVAALPLHLAQRRARALLGGAMQLPTRRDLDARLIGGSLLFGVGWGIAGICPGPAVVILLTGHWQALLFVAAMLAGMLIFTALEGRRGR
- a CDS encoding cytochrome-c peroxidase — translated: MRTLSLMAGLCLGASAWANVPANEPVEPIAAAEIIDPAKVELGKQLFFDPRLSRSGFISCNSCHNLSMGGSDNLPSSIGHNWQQGPINSPTVLNSSLNLAQFWDGRAADLKEQAAGPIANPMEMAFTHILAIDVLRSIPQYRESFKAVYKTDEITLDEVTDAIAEFEKTLVTPNSRFDLWLKGDQQAITQAEREGYELFKSIGCVACHNGPALGGNSFQKMGLVEPYETSNPAEGVAGLTGKDADRFKFKVPTLRNVELTYPYFHDGAYWKLEESVDIMARLQLGRQLSEGEIGKITAFLKTLTGEQPSFALPILPPSNNDTPRPQPFE
- the aguA gene encoding agmatine deiminase encodes the protein MTTLNTTPRADGFHMPAEWAPHSQTWMVWPERPDNWRNGGKPAQAAFTAVAKAIAQFEPVTACVSAAQYENARARLDDANIRLVEITTDDAWVRDTGPTFVTNASGEVRGVDWAFNAWGGFDGGLYWPWLRDDQVARKILEIEGCKRYRTEGFVLEGGSIHVDGEGTLITTEECLLNKNRNPHLSREEIEAVLHEHLAIDTVIWLPDGLYNDETDGHVDNFCCYVRPGEVLLAWTDDANDPNYPRCQAAMRVLESARDAKGRQLTVHKMPIPGPIHATAEECTGVDIVDGSQERSPEVRLAGSYVNFLIVNGGIVAPSFDDPKDEEARAILQRIFPEHRVVMVPGREILLGGGNIHCITQQQPAPQGR
- the aguB gene encoding N-carbamoylputrescine amidase gives rise to the protein MSRIVTVAATQMACSWDTPANIANAERLVRQAAAQGAQIILIQELFEAPYFCQKPNADYTQLATTVAENPAIQHFQKVAAELQVVLPISFFERAGRARFNSIAIIDADGSNLGIYRKSHIPDGPGYHEKYYFNPGDTGFKVWDTAYARIGVGICWDQWFPECARSMALMGAEILFYPTAIGSEPHDANISSRDHWQRVQQGHAGANLMPLVASNRIGREEQDGYDITFYGSSFIANQFGEKVEELNQTEEGVLVHSFDLTELEKVRTAWGVFRDRRPNLYWPLSTLDGETPSE